The nucleotide window ATTTTCCACGTGCCTCGTTACCTTTTTAGTAGTTAGAAGTTGTTTGGATTTGTGGTAGAACCTCCTTTTTTCGCGTCCCGAGGCATGTCAAGTAAGAAGCTCCAGTTGTTAGCTTCTAAATCAACGTACATTGACTGCACAAGAACACAGGCTTAAGAGATTATCTTGACTCTTTTTTATACTTAAGGGACTAACTTACCATGAAAGGTCCAACAAGGTTAAAGTTTCAATACTTCAAGGTATCTAACGACCCCTTATATTAGTATATgataaacttataaaaataactcATGATGACATGTCCGTAAGCTCTTTTCAACTTACTTCAACAGGTCTCATTACTATAATAGCTTATTGAATTAGTGCTTACTAAATATATTAACCCCATAACACGCACTAAGTATATTGGAAAGTTCATATAAAACTGGAATTTGAAGGGTCAATGTCATATATTTCTGTAACGTTGATCACCTTCTCACTCCTATTatgcagtgttgtcaaatagctgATGTAGTGGAGTGGAGCTATAACATAGCATAGtttgaacaaaccactattgTTCCTTGATACGCTATTTCGTTCAACTTAGCGGCTATAGCCGATATAACACTACAGCATAGCAGAGTTGAATAAACTGTTATTTTTGCGATCAGTGGTTGACAACACTGATGTTATGACATCAATTGTAAATATGAAATTGGTAGAGTACAGAGTTCTGGTTGCtttgttttctaattttctaTGCTCTTTCCTTGTTCGATTTTATAATAGAAGTCTCTTATTATTTACTAGCAAAGTTTCTCATTATGAGATAAATTGTAAATGTACAGCACTAGCATTAGGAGATACATCAGTGACAATTGAAGAAGTGACCCCTCCTGTGTTTTCTACCGAGCCACTCTTTCCTGCAGAGGTAAGCTTTCAACTCTAGCCTCCTTTTTTGTCCATTGTGGTTGTTTAACACTTTTGAATCCTTCAGTAGCAATATTCTCAGAAGAATATCCCTATCATGGTTACGAGTTGcgttacacacacacacacacacaaacatatCCCTAGTGTGTATCGATTTTGAATCCTGATTTAATACGATGAATCTTGATTCGCTATTCTGTATCCCAATTCATTCTTATGAATCACTGCCTAAAGTTATTGAAACCAACCACTTTTTTTGGTCAACTTTGTATAACCAACCATTTTGCTTTAGTCATTTAATTTATGAATTGCATCTTGGAATATTTTGATGTTCGCATATAATATGTCagcttataattttaaaatgtcaCTTGTTTTTACTTACAAATAGCTTTGGTAATGTATCTTACGAATTCATGATTAGATTCAGAAAATAGATCTTCGGATTCATGATTTGAATGTCGATTTGATAACCATGGTTTCTATACTTTTAATTGGCAGGACCGAATTGTCCAACTGTTTGAAAGTAACACATACTCTGTTGTTAACATCTTTGATGTGACGTTGCGTCCTCAACTTAATGTGACTGGTGTGGTTGAGGTAACATGGAATTCAATAAATACCAATATGTGATTATCTAGTTTATTTATCATCATTATATTGTCTCTAGTGTACAAGAATGATATATGGTAGGAATGAAACAACATGGTCACATTTTGTATTTCATACTGACAGATTCCTGAAGGAAATGGCTCTGGAGTAGTTTGGGATGAAGAGGGCCACATTGTGACAAATTATCATGGTGAGAATCAGTCGAGAAATTATAGTTCTACGCTAAGTCTGATACAGTTCTATGCTAAGTCTGAACTTATTTTCTCACATATCGAAAACTATAGACATTTATATGCTTTTAGCATTCATTCTCTTCACCAAGATTTTAGTGAACTATGTGAAGATTTTAAGATAATTTAAGAATTTATGATTGTTACATTCTTGTATTACTCAGTAATTGGCAATGCCCTTTCGAGAAACCCAAGCTCCGGTCAGGTCGTTGCGCGAATTAATATTCTAGCATCGGAAGGGTGAGGCTGAAGGAGACATTTTTCCCTCTGCGTTTTGTGCTGTTTGAAACTTAACAGTCAATATATGTCTCTAACACACTTTCCTTTATAAAGGGTAATAAAGAATTTTGAAGGTATACTCATTGGAGCTGATCGTTTAAAGGATCTAGCTGTCTTGAAGGCATGTTTTCTTTTCTACTTTTTGGATTTGTTCGCCACCAAGTAAGGTTGCTAGTGAAATTACGGGTTTGATTCATGATGTATCTTGTGCAAAATTATGAATGTGGTATAATATGTCGAGCTCTTTATTCACATGTAAAGACCTTATGCATGTTTATATTCTTGCGTTGAGACTCGTATGGATAATGGAATGTAGATCCTTTCGTACACGATCCCATAGGCATATATATGAAATGCGTAAGAAAAAATCTGCACTCGTAAACTTGTGAACTATTTTTTCTCTAGAAATCACTCATTATTCACAAGCAATCtattcaacaacatatctaTTTAACTTTACATCATATACCGACTAATAACATCTTGTGAGAATATTTTGCTTCCATGTTTGATTTCTTGTTGCTGCTATTACAGGTAGACGCCCCTAAAGAAATTTTAAAGCCAATCAATGTGGGAGAGTCGTCGTCTCTGAAAGTCGGGCAGCAATGTTTGGCGATTGGAAATCCATTCGGATTTGATCACACCCTCACAGTTGGTGTTATCAGTGGTCTTAATCGAGATATCTTTAGTAAAACTGGTGTAACAATTGGTGGCGGTATTCAAACTGATGCAGCCATAAATCCCGGAAACAGGTTACACTAGGCTCCCTTCGATATCTGAATTTTATTGCTCTAGTTTTGTGCTACTTGCTTGagtcttgtttggataaacatcttaattaagcGCTTAAGCATAAACAGTTAtaatataagtgcttatgtgtAAGctacttttattagaaaagatGAAACGAAGTCAAACTTTTCTCATATAAATTATAGACCGttttcatgaactatcttggagagcttatgaaaataagatgaaaacaagttatggacatgtcataagttgtttttgatttcataagctCTCATAAACAGTCTGAAAGCTgcttatgttagtagataagctcaagtAAGTCGATCAAAACAGGAGTTGGACTAGTGATCTTTCATGATTGGTGTTAACTAGTGCTTTCATATatcacatttaatttattacttTTAGTGTGACTCTAATAGTGGAGGTCCACTTCTGAATTCGAAAGGAAGCTTAATTGGGATCAATGCCGCAATATTTACTCAGACAGGCAAGTTTCTTCATCATTTTCACCATCATAATAAGATGATACAGAACATTGATGTATGTCTGAATATGGTTTTGTTGAGGAAATATTTTTGGTCCATGTGCAAATTTTAACTGCTTTTCATTTCATGGAGTTGATGCTCTATTTGCTTTTCTTCGCACGTGAAAGTGACTACATAAGCCAAAAGTTATAGCTTTTTCTTTGTTCAATTTTGTATGCCTtacttttattgttgtttttcttggTATTGCAGGAACTTCAGCTGGTGTAGGATTTGCCATTCCATCTTCAACTGTACGTCGAATCGTTCCTCAGTTGATTCAGTTTGGAAAAGTAAGTAGTTAACTGTGATACACATATACAAACAATCTAAGAAATTGAATGTGACTACATGTGTTAGTGTCGAACTCCGGACACGCCTATTATGGTGCTacgtaattaacaacatattttATAACTTTTCACCATATATATACCCTTATATTTGAGTCAATGATTCGTCAATTTAAGGTTGTTAGAGCTGGATTGAATGTGGATATTGCTCCAGACTTGATTGCAAATCAACTTAACGTTCGAAATGGAGCTCTTATTCTTACGGTAAATCCATGACATTTGTTTCTTGTACCACAATCAAACTTTGTATTTATAAATCCTTTTAAATCATTCTTTAACTCTGTACAACTTATGTTCCTCAGGTTCCAAAAAATAGTCTTGCTGCCAAACTAGGACTAAATCCCACTACAAGAGGATTTGCTGGTAATATAGTCCTTGGAGATATCATCATTGCAGTTGACAATAAACCTGTGAGTCCttggaagaaagaaaatataaaactgCTTTAACGACGAGTTGTTTTGAGTAGCTTatcttgaaaataatttttgatagATGATTTTGCAAGAGATGTGATTGTCATTAGGGTAAACAAGCATAAAAtagtttctgttttttttctttttcaaatctcTGAAAATTAAGctctaaattattgaatattaaaatcgtttttttattttattttgcaacaaACGGACGATGCTCGTTAATAATCCAAAATATTCATTTCATATTACtaacttttatttcttatttcatCTTTTATATGCTTATGCCATTGTTTTATGTAAAACTCTAGCTTTATATGTAGACAagtgattttaattaatttgaaaattttggtaCATTCTTGGTAGGTCAAGAGCAAAGGAGAGTTGTTGAAGGTATTGGATGAGTATAATGTAGGAACTAAAGTAATGTTGTTGATTCAGAGGGGTGATGAAAAGTTGGAGCTGCCTGTGGTACTTGAAGAACAGAGTTCTTGATGAGAAGTGTACAtgcaataatatatatattgtaattttaatttgttagtgAGTTAATtacgatgcatttttttttaaattaagagataacatggttttatttttcattttaatgatAAGTtcagaataacaaaaaaaataataatataagttcagttttatttttgtgggaTAAAAGAAGTTTTAACTTGTCTTTGTGAGCTTAGGTCAGCTAGCACATAATATAAGATTTGGGATTCGAATTCCGGAAACTCCACTTATTCATTGTaagagatgatttttttttttgtcaaataagaAAGATGAATTTGTAACACTTAAAAAAGAATCATAAAAAGTTTAATTTCTATAGACTACTAAGCTTATCTTATCATTGTTGTCGACCATCTCGTCTCCAAACTCTTCAACACAACACGATACATATATGTTATTAttgtattattgtttttgttgacAATTCAATTTTGTGTAGACTAGAAAAGAtgaaaaagtacaaaaaggcaAAAAGaagtaacaaataaaaaaatgactttaactgttttccaaaacaaaatatgttttttaaattatgaagaGTTTATCGTGCGTACATTGTGACgctataaatttaaaaataaccaTGCTAAAATGAGACGATGTGGCAAAATAGTGAATTGTTATTGAATCTTAGTGTAAAATAGGTTTATATTCACAATTTAGTTTTAGCGAAAATATACAGGTATCTCAAGATGCACCGTTAGGAAAAGTAAAATTAGGGAGAGAACTTAGTGacggataaaataaaaaatctttcacAAACTTTTTAATCGTAAAACTTAATGATGAAATTAGAAAAGAATTTCACGTTTTTCCTTTCTAATTTTCTCTCactaatttatgttttgtttgtagtgatgtcttttatttttactatacAAGTATCTcaaattgtttgttatttttacGTATGTGtacaaaaacaagaaagaaaaagaataaaaatacaaaagaattAATAAGACAtatgaaaaaccaaacaaataattaatgttgctaATGTTCTCTAAGTTCAAAGCAGTAtctaatgaaataaataattcatccACAAAATTTATTCGTGTTAGTATAaggaaaaaagtaaatattatgCTTTTTGTTCGTGTCAGTATAAGGAATAGTGTAAATTGTCAGTGTTTTTATAGGTTTATTGAAGAAGTTTTAGATTTTCgagtaatttttttagaaaaaaatttaggctcaattaaaaaaacaccacataattttaaacatgtaataaacatatattttgtcaacCCAACATAACACTTCTACAATTTTCAATTGTCACATGGCACCAAATACCaaaagtgaaggaatttgaaataatagggttgaatgaaaaaatttgCATGAAAAACATTacatccaaaaactaaattttaagataaaaaattaaacaaatgacatccaaaaactaaaaagattGTTCATCATAATGTTATGACTTCCGGAGGATCTTACATTGAGTTTAATCATCTTTTTAGACTAACAGAGCCCATACAAATGATATTGACATTGCATCTTCATCCTATACCTTAAAGAATTAGGTATAGGGGTATTAGGTATATCATCTAAATGTTCTATAACATTTACTCTTGCATTCAATgcaaaactttaattaatacttGACAGACTAACGTCTCTTCCTTATGTATGAGACCTCTGCATCTGTGATCTACCATCATGAATCACTCCTGCTTCCCCCACAAAGTTGAATCGGGCTATGTTCCCACCTTTGGGCCTTCCGAGAAAGGCAACACTGGTGTGAGTTGACTTAAAGATAGAGAGAAACCACACAAATGAGATTGATACCACATTTTCACTCAATATTTTAAGGTCCTAAGTGTATGAGTTTTTTCACTTTTATGTTGTTCAACCTCCACGCTTATAGTCAATGTTGGACTGTAGCCGACACTTATACATCACATGATTATCTCCATCATATATGAAGAAATTCTAGCCCGTGCTGGACACGAGTATACATACTAGTGTTCTCTAAGTTCAAAGCAGTATCTaatgaaatttataatttatccacaaaatttattttaggaaattaatttgtcaataaaatgataaaacgttataaatattttgagattatttaaaaaaatatattagttatttGATATATAATAGAAACAtctatactatatttttttgttttgttgaggGAAGATACATCTAtactactatatataaagacaaCATATCAATTTGGGTTGACTTTTTATCTTTCCAATTTTACTCTTCATTTAAAGTATTAATCTACTATATTATCCtcttataatattattgtttgaactattaaataaaaaaaagttaaatccCATTAAAATAGGAAATGTCCCCGTGAACATAGCTCAGCTGACAAGGATATATAAGGGCCGGGATTCAAACCTCAGACACCTCagtattcaccttaaaaaaggtGAATTGTAACCACTAgaataccttaaaaaaaaaggaacttcCACAGTAATAGTACAATAAcatacacaataaaaaaaaacttatttagaTATTTCTTTAGAAAACCTTGTTTTAATCTgatcttcaaaaaatatttagttttaatcagattttcaaaaaatatttaattgttgtATCTTTCTACATACGATTAAGCGGCACAGTAGAGAGCTGATAAACAAGCATGTTAATCTCTATCTTTCTggtagtataaaataaaatcaatagcggattttggtttgtattttattacttcaattagacccttaaacaaatttttctataaaatattatattgttggtgttattaaaaaaaataagaaatcatattatattttttatattattgatgtcattggaaaagataaacatgatttGTTGAGTTTGATACAATTTAATAGTCAAAAATAtctatttatcattttaatcaaaatgagaatttcatataaaatatccTTCATATTTACATGTGTTAGCGcgataaaaagagagaaaagacgGACACGTAAGTGATCGTCTTTCAGCTAGTAATACATAAATGTAATATGAGTTAAAATTCACAATAACTTAACAGATATAATATTCATTCTCATATGACATACATGACTACATGAGTAATATATAGTACATGAATAATTATAAAGACATGCATTCTTTGTAAGATATATCGATGGTTTGATGCATGTAGTTGATGATATTCTTTGtgattgaaatgaaatgaatccAACAATCATAATTAATCCATGAGTCAGGGAAAATCAATTCTgtgatttatataatatttcaaattgattttttattttaaaactagtgataaatatattatatattttgtatggGTGCTTTGTTGTAATTAGGTGGGTTAGGTTAGGTGGTGCTCTTGTTTGTTGGCATCATGACTTTGTAAATTTTTAACCGATGCTCCCCCTTTGCACTCCTTGTGCAGGGTGATCATTGTTGTTTGAgtaatataattccattttgatttgttcaaaaaaaacactcaaatttctaaattaaaaataaattttttaattttggattaaattcaaaattaaatctttaatttaatctctaatttaaacttgttaaaaaaatatttaatttaaacaatACTTAATATACTTAATATGTTTTTCTTACCTCCGACCAATTCTCAATGATCATAAGATCTTTCCCGATATAATTAGTTGAGAATGAAGTTTtttccaaatgatttttttttctttttcgcacgagttttcttcaaattattgtttttttaagaggctaaaatggaatatattaccaAATTAAAGTGTCtttcctagcacaaggtgtactaAGAAGAAGACAGCAAAGTCAACAAAGTATTTACAAACAGAACCTGTAcagaaagaaaacaagaaaataaataactcTTAGCCTATGCCCAACATGATGAAGGGACTACTGTCTTCCTTCTTCATCAGACATTTTACAAGTAGAGTTGACTGCTATCTTTCACGGCATTTCCATAGCTAACAACATGGGCATTGCTGATTTGACATGTTATCCGAATTTTCTCCTATCTATTAACCTTATAACTAGCAACACGTCGAAGTTTCTCATTCATGCTGTTCTCATTCAAGAAATTAAAGATTTGTTTTCTCAGGCGAACTATTCGTTCCATCACACTCTTCGTGAAGGTAACCAATGCACATATTATTTTGCCAAGTTAGAAGCAAGTTCAGATGTTGGTCTCTTACTCCACCCATCCCCTCCGGATGATCTCCTTCCCTTTTTGAGGAATGATGCTTAAGGAACCTTGTTCCTGAGATCCTAGttctcattttttgttttgtttctcttttagCCTTGTAAAAGAAAagacttaattacacttttggacccctatctttccaaaagttgcggttatggtcccctaactaatttaaatacaaaacagccccatatgttttgatttttttgcagttttggacccccagtccattagtgaggtgccacgtgtattatttagAGGGCCACGTGgaacctcactaatggactgggggtccaaaactgccaaagaatcaaaacataggggtctgttttgtatttaaaatagttagggggccataaccgcaacttttgaaaagataggggtccaaaagtgcaattaaaccaaaaaaaaaatccattataAAATTTCGTGTACGAAAATCATACTTTGTATTTATAGCTTCTTCCAAATAACTCTTTACCGCTTTACAACTTTTGTTCCTTATGTACCAAATGGGGCTAAATCCCACTGCAAGAGGTTGAAAGTTTAGAGTTCAAATTGagcatagaaaaaaaattaatctaacaactaattactaatATTTGTCATTGAAAAAAGATTTTATATAATCCTTGGAGATAAACACCATCTATCCTAAAATGAACGACCCAATTGGATTATGTGCACCATTCATATAAcatattttgatcatattttcCTACTTATATATAAAGACAAATGATAACATATTAGACCATCAACGGAATTAGATTTTCTGCTGTTACAATAGGGCGATATAACTTATCTAGACCGTCCAATTTTAAATTGATTGCCGAGATCATTTCACTGTATGAAACTGTGATTAAAAACTGGACCGACCGATCTCATATCCATGGTTGAGATATGCTACATCGTGCAACTATGTCTAATCTTTTAGAGCAGAAAATCGTAATCCGATCATCCACAATGGAAGAGTCATGTAATACTATTTCCACCACGTCACATAGATTCTGACGTGTCATAGCTTAGAACTCATTTCGGTTCCATTCCTTATTCTCATCTCTAAACTGCGAAAATTAGGTCTACGTGAGTTTGCTGATGTAGGAGGGCTTCCTTAGTaattttaaagtattttattttagtcaaaTCTTAATGATTTTCTAGaactttctattattattttgttttgttttattttggccCACGggtttgttatttctttcactATATAAGCAGAACTTATGCAGCCTAAGAGGCACACttttattcattaataatattcgagattttctctcaatttctGGTGGATTCCGGAACCCTTATTTTGAtaggtttgtcgcttgcaaccctattttcacaagtttgtcgcttgcaaacttGTTCTTTTCTATCTAGGTTTAGCGCTTGCTAACCCTACGCTTCCGTACTGCGTCAGTTGACATCAGAGCAGGTTTCCCCTGTTCTTTCGTGAACGTGATCCAGCCATGGGAGATCAATCGGTCACTAGGGCAGAATTTGAAGGTTTTGCTGCAACCCTCAAAGCTTTGTCAGATCAGATGACGGCTTTGTCGACTAAAGTTGACGAAagcaccaacaacaacaacataaacggCGACCACAACAGAAACATTAACAACCGAAACAACAACcgccaaaacaacaacaaccgcAACAACAGGGGAGGAGGACCGACTCCAGATATTAGGGTTCGTTACGTCAACGACCCTTCTGATGATAATTCGAGTTTTGATGAAGAGGAAGTCGTGATCGATGATGAGAGTGAACGTGGGAATCACCAAGATTACCGTGTTAAGGCTGATATTCCCCTATTTCACGGAATGATGGGAGTAGAAGAATTCTTGGACTGGCAGATCGATGTTGATAGATTTTTCGAGGTCATGGACGTCCCGACAGACAAGCAGGTTAAGATGGTTGCGATCAGATTGAAAAGTACCGCAGCTGTTTGGTGGGACAGGCTCGTTGTTCAGAGGCGTAGGCAAAATAAACACCCTATTCGAACTTGGAGAAAGATGAAACAGTTGATGCTTGACAGATTTTTACCTGAAGATTATGAACAGATTCTATATAAGATGTATATTGAATGTGTTCAGGGCAAGCGATCAGTGACTGAGTACACGGCTGAATTTTTGCGTTTTTCTGAACGTAACGAATTAGGCGAGTCCGAGAATCAGAAGGTGGCTCGTTATATTAGTGGTTTGAAAAGTTCATTGCAAGAGAAGATGGAATTACAGACTGTTTGTACCGTTGCTGAAGCGTCCAACCTAGCTTTAAAGGCGGAATTAATAGAGAAATCCCCCATAAATTTCTCAAATTTCAGAAGATATTCTCCACAGAACCAAGCTGATGACAAAGAGAAAAGTGCAGCAGTCAAAGATTCAAACCATGCTAGCAAAGCAAGCAGTTCTGGCAGTGCACCTCCAGTCAAGGCCCCTGTCCAAAAGCAGAACAACCCATATGCGTATCCTGGTGGTGATAATTGTTACCGTTGCGGTGGAAAGGGTCACAAGTCCAATGTTTGTCCATCAAGGAGGGTTGCTGGAGTAGCAGAAGGTTTGGATGATGATAATGAGCAACTTGATGAGGAAGATGAATACATAGGAGTTGAGTTTGCTGAGGAAGATTCTGAAGAGAGAGTGAACTTTGTGCTTCAGCGATTGTTGCTAGCATCCAAAGAGGAAGGCCAAcgcaaaaatttatttaagacTCGTTGTTCCGTCAATAACAAAGTATGTGACCTGATAATTGATAATGGAAGCACGGAGAACTTGGTGTCAAAAAAATTGGTGGATTATTTCAAGCTGCCCACGGAGCCTCATGAGAAGCCATACTCACTTGGCTGGGTCAGCAAGGGATCCCAGGTACGAGTGACGCTGTCCTGCAAAGTTCCTATATCCATCGGCAAACATTATAAAGAAGAGGTACTTTGTGATGTTCTTGATATGGATGTTTGTCATATTTTACTTGGTAGACCTTGGCAGTTTGATAATGATATTACTTATCGGGGACGGGATAATGTGATGTTGTTTACTTGGGGAACTTATAAGATTGCTATGACACCTGTTTTACAATTTGATAAGAACCCGAAAGAGAAGAAAACGAGTTTCCTAGTGATGACTCAGAATGAAAAGGAACTTGATGATGCCGTTAAGGAAACTGAGTGTTTTTATCCGGTTGTGATCAAAGGACTGATGAACGTTGTGAAAGAAGAGATTTTGATACCAGGTGAAgtcttagaaattctaaaagATTTCAATGAGTTGATTGCAGATGAGCTTCCAAATGATTTACCTCCCATGAGAGACATTCAACATCAGATAAACTTGATTCCAGGATCTAGTCTACCAAACCTTCCTCATTACTGCATGAGTCCTAAAGAGAATGAGATTTTAAGGGAGCAGATTGAGGATTTACTAAGAAAGGGATTCATCCGTGAGAGCATGAGTCCTTGTGCTGTTCCAGTCCTTTTAGTACCAAAGAAAGGAAATCAGTGGAGGATGTGTGTCGACAGTAGAGCCATCAACAAGATAACTATCAAGTATCGGTTTCCAATTCCCCGTTTAGAAGACATGCTTGATGAGTTGTCAGGGTCTAAGGTGTTTTCGAAAATAGACCTGCGTAGTGGATATCATCAGATCAGAATTAGACCTGGAGATGAGTGGAAGACAGCTTTCAAGAGTAAGGATGAACTTTATGAATGGctagtgatgcctttcggtttGTCAAAcgtgataagtgctcaaaagtaacatatttcatgtgttaacttAGGCAAATTAGTGACTcgttttgcaagttatctaagGAAAAGCTACCATTTGAGTGCAATTTTACCATTTATGCTTTACATGCCTGATTCTACCCCATTTATGCAGGAAACGACAAGCAAGGACGAAAAGAAGGAAGCTCCTGAACCAAGgtccgttcgcttaagcgaactccTGTTAgcttaagcgaaccagttaCAGAGAGCAACCGTTCTGTTCGCTTACAAGCACGCTTCCAGTTCGCTCATGAAGAAaggtcagttcgcttaagcgaactatggttcgcttaagcgaccaagttCCAGTGAGCTCCAGGAAAGTTCGCTCACATGTTCGCTTAtgcgtcgcttaagcgaagttcaTCCAACTTCAGAGGATAGGGACCACGTGGCAGCACCTCAATGGTCAACTGGAGATTTCCTggttgttcgcttaagcgaactcttcttcgcttaagcgaactggcaCGCAGTCagcccatataaatagttttctcttctctttccagGGGgattattacatttttattcatatttttctggttttagagagagactagggcttttttagagagagaaacacaaagcaaggtagttaggagtagattcaagccaagatttgttgagacatcatggatcttgtcatggaatcttcaccctttcttcatcctttgcaaagctatcatagacatatgtagctacatctactcttgtagttttgaggtattcaaacaagctattatgtaatcttttgatcttttaatatatggttctagcaatttattcaatattgttgttattcttgcttttattattttattgagattcaaaatgatatggacacatacttttgaatctagaaatagaataacaatctatcttaagttatcactctagacatggatgttaatatttgataatcactttta belongs to Medicago truncatula cultivar Jemalong A17 chromosome 6, MtrunA17r5.0-ANR, whole genome shotgun sequence and includes:
- the LOC25495301 gene encoding protease Do-like 8, chloroplastic — protein: MQVVSACNNMWCMSMLPTTPQKSISSVLSRREVCISSSLCNHDAIPPQQPISISTRTVQDESQDSGNTIKKVIVSPTRRVLMSSLTLYSSYCSSRYLSALALGDTSVTIEEVTPPVFSTEPLFPAEDRIVQLFESNTYSVVNIFDVTLRPQLNVTGVVEIPEGNGSGVVWDEEGHIVTNYHVIGNALSRNPSSGQVVARINILASEGVIKNFEGILIGADRLKDLAVLKVDAPKEILKPINVGESSSLKVGQQCLAIGNPFGFDHTLTVGVISGLNRDIFSKTGVTIGGGIQTDAAINPGNSGGPLLNSKGSLIGINAAIFTQTGTSAGVGFAIPSSTVRRIVPQLIQFGKVVRAGLNVDIAPDLIANQLNVRNGALILTVPKNSLAAKLGLNPTTRGFAGNIVLGDIIIAVDNKPVKSKGELLKVLDEYNVGTKVMLLIQRGDEKLELPVVLEEQSS
- the LOC112422671 gene encoding uncharacterized protein, giving the protein MGDQSVTRAEFEGFAATLKALSDQMTALSTKVDESTNNNNINGDHNRNINNRNNNRQNNNNRNNRGGGPTPDIRVRYVNDPSDDNSSFDEEEVVIDDESERGNHQDYRVKADIPLFHGMMGVEEFLDWQIDVDRFFEVMDVPTDKQVKMVAIRLKSTAAVWWDRLVVQRRRQNKHPIRTWRKMKQLMLDRFLPEDYEQILYKMYIECVQGKRSVTEYTAEFLRFSERNELGESENQKVARYISGLKSSLQEKMELQTVCTVAEASNLALKAELIEKSPINFSNFRRYSPQNQADDKEKSAAVKDSNHASKASSSGSAPPVKAPVQKQNNPYAYPGGDNCYRCGGKGHKSNVCPSRRVAGVAEGLDDDNEQLDEEDEYIGVEFAEEDSEERVNFVLQRLLLASKEEGQRKNLFKTRCSVNNKVCDLIIDNGSTENLVSKKLVDYFKLPTEPHEKPYSLGWVSKGSQVRVTLSCKVPISIGKHYKEEVLCDVLDMDVCHILLGRPWQFDNDITYRGRDNVMLFTWGTYKIAMTPVLQFDKNPKEKKTSFLVMTQNEKELDDAVKETECFYPVVIKGLMNVVKEEILIPGEVLEILKDFNELIADELPNDLPPMRDIQHQINLIPGSSLPNLPHYCMSPKENEILREQIEDLLRKGFIRESMSPCAVPVLLVPKKGNQWRMCVDSRAINKITIKYRFPIPRLEDMLDELSGSKVFSKIDLRSGYHQIRIRPGDEWKTAFKSKDELYEWLVMPFGLSNVISAQNTFMRLMNQVLRPFIGSFVVVYFDDILIYSKSKKEHLEHVRLVLQVLQDNQLYINLKKCTFSTNRLLFLGFIVGEEGIQVDEEKVRAIRDWPAPTSVTEVRSFHGLATFYRRFIRDFSTITAPITECLKKGKFKWGSEQDQSFALIKKKLCTAPVLALPDFEKVFQVECDASGIGIGAVLSQEKKPIAFFSEKLSEARQKWSTYDQEFYAVFRALRQWEHYLIHREFILFTDHQALKFLHSQKVINKMHARWVSFLQKFPFIIQHKSGALNKVADALSRRASLLVTLAQEVVGFECLKELYESDAEFKELFAKCKERPCADFHIREGYLFKGDQLCIPCSSLREKLIRDLHSGGLSGHMGRDKTIVSLEERFYWPHLRKDVGTIVKKCYTCQVSKGQSQNTGLYMPLPIPDDIWQDLSMDFVLGLPRTQRGVDSVFVVVDRFSKMSHFIACKRTADASNIAKLFFREVVRLHGVPTSITSDRDTKFLSHFWITLWKLFGTSLNRSSTAHPQTDGQTEVTNRTLGNMIRCVCGDKPKQWDLALPQVEFAYNSTVHSATGKTPFALVYTSVPRHVVDLIKLPKAHGVSVAAEKMAEEIMTVKDSVKAKLEATGLKNKVAADKRRRVKVFNVGDDVMVFLRKERFPVGTYGKLQPRKYGPFKVTRKINDNAYVVALPDSMNISNTFNVADIHEYHADEVLYQDENSGSSSSEVEETDVGGLP